In Streptomyces sp. 840.1, one DNA window encodes the following:
- a CDS encoding YnfA family protein, producing the protein MSVVRSIALFVVAALFEIGGAWLVWQGVREHRGWAWIGAGVVALATYGFVATLQPDGEFGRVLAAYGGVFVAGSIVWGMVADGYRPDRWDITGALVCLAGMAVIMYAPRDH; encoded by the coding sequence ATGTCCGTGGTCCGCTCCATCGCCCTGTTCGTCGTCGCCGCGCTCTTCGAGATCGGTGGCGCCTGGCTGGTCTGGCAAGGTGTCCGGGAACACCGGGGCTGGGCCTGGATCGGTGCGGGGGTCGTCGCGCTGGCCACGTACGGTTTCGTCGCCACGCTCCAGCCGGACGGCGAGTTCGGGCGCGTGCTGGCGGCGTACGGCGGGGTCTTCGTCGCGGGATCGATCGTCTGGGGCATGGTCGCGGACGGCTACCGGCCCGACCGCTGGGACATCACCGGCGCACTGGTCTGCCTGGCCGGGATGGCCGTGATC
- a CDS encoding MarR family winged helix-turn-helix transcriptional regulator has product MPQKSPAPRRAAMLAELSEVARRYMAAYALFNQAVADRLNLHPTDLQCLNLLSLEATPVTTGRIAELTGLTTGSATRLVDRLERAGYVTRARDTVDRRRVLVATVPERMAEFGAVWEQLNGGWAGMFETYDDDEVALLIAHMRRTVELSAVQVAGLREGGGGQR; this is encoded by the coding sequence ATGCCGCAGAAGTCTCCCGCCCCCCGTCGCGCCGCGATGCTCGCCGAGCTGTCCGAGGTGGCGCGCCGCTACATGGCCGCGTACGCCCTGTTCAACCAGGCAGTCGCGGACCGGCTGAACCTGCACCCCACCGACCTTCAGTGCCTCAACCTGCTCAGCCTGGAGGCGACTCCCGTCACCACGGGGCGGATCGCGGAACTGACCGGGCTCACCACGGGGTCGGCGACCCGGCTGGTCGACCGGCTCGAACGGGCCGGCTACGTCACCCGCGCCCGGGACACGGTGGACCGGCGGCGCGTCCTCGTCGCGACGGTGCCGGAGCGGATGGCGGAGTTCGGGGCGGTCTGGGAGCAGCTGAACGGCGGCTGGGCGGGCATGTTCGAGACCTACGACGACGACGAGGTCGCGCTGCTCATCGCCCATATGCGGCGCACGGTCGAGCTGAGCGCGGTGCAGGTCGCGGGGTTGCGGGAGGGCGGCGGCGGGCAGCGGTGA